From the Lysinibacillus fusiformis genome, the window TCGCGATTTAAACCAGCGCTTACTATGGTACCTGGGAACGATGCCTTTCCTATACATCCTATTTTAAATCGAAGTTTAACTGTTCGAGAAGCTGCTAGAATTCAAACGTTTCCTGATTGGATGATATTTAAAGGTAATCGTCGTCAACAAGGGCATCAAGTAGGTAATGCTGTTCCGCCTTTATTTTCAAGAATTTTAGCTGAACACATCAAGAAGAAACTGTTAAAGGAGGAAGTGTAATTGCGTTTAAATGCTGTTGATCTATTCTCGGGTGCAGGAGGTCTATTACAAGGTTTATTACAGACAGACTATAATGTACTTTTCTCTGTAGAGATTGATAAAGCTGCTGTTAGAACACACCTCGAGAATTTTCCTGATATCCCTGTATTTGACGATGATATTAGAAATTTGACAAAAGAAAAAATGGTTGAATTAACCAAAAATTCCGAGATAGACTTAGTTGTAGGAGGTCCACCCTGTCAAGGATTTTCAGTCTTTGGTAAAAGGAGATTTATTAATACACAAGGGTATAATCCTAAAGAAGATGACAGAAATAAATTAGTTTATGAATTTATTCGTGTAGTTAGAGAATTAAAACCTAAATATTTCTTTATGGAAAATGTTAAAGGATTCCTATCTTTAGATAAGGGTTTATTCGTTGAAGAAGTGATTAAAGAATTTAAGTCTTTAGGGTATGACAAAATTGAGTATAAAGTTTTTTGTGCAGCTGACTATGGCGTTCCACAAAAAAGATATCGTATGTTAATGATAGGAAATCGTTTAGGACAAGATATTATTTTCCCTGAACCAACACATTCAGAAAATCCTTCTTTACTTAGTCATCCATATAAAACTGTAGGTCAAGCAATAATGGATTTAGTTAATTTTACTGAGACAGATATTCCTAACCATGTGCCTTTAAAACATAAAGACATTGTCTCAGAAAGAATGGCTTATGTAAAAGAAGGATCTAAACTAAATATTGAAGATTTACCTGAACATCTATTGCAAGCTACTCGAGTTGATTCTAAAACAGGTAAAGTAAAAAATTATAGTCATATTTACAAAAGATTGCACCGTGAATTACCATCTAATACATTGGTTCCCGGCCACAATGCATTTCCTATACACCCTACATTAAATAGAACTTTGACTGTTAGAGAAGCTGCTAGAATTCAAACCTTCCCAGACACACATGTTTTCTTTGGAACAAGACAACAACAATGTATTCAAGTAGGTAATGCTGTTCCACCATTAATGGCAAAACCTTTCTTTGAACAAATAAAAAACTCCCTATCATTAGAGAAAGAGTAAAATTTCTCAAAAAATATTTATACAGCTAAAGCCTAAAATGAAGATATTTTAGGCTTTACTTATTAAATTTCTCGGTTTAAAGCTGTATATACTTTCTCCCAATCGATATCTAATCCAACAACAGGTTTAAATCTATTTCTACCTTTTTTAAAGAAACCTAAAAAACCTAAAACTGCTAATTCTGCTTGGAAAGGTTTTCTCCCCACTCCTCCACGTAAAGAAACTTTTCTAATAACTTTTATATCATTAGCTAATATTTCTTCTACTTCTTTTAAATAATTATTCGAATTAAATGACTTAAATTCATTTCCTTCTATCACACTATACTTTAATGGAGTGTCTTTAAAAATCTTTTGTGAGGCTAAGCTTATGTAATGAATAAATGCACCTAATTCCCCGTGCTGGATTATTGCTGTTTCAAAAATAGCTAGCGGAGTACCATTTATACTATCATTTCTATTTCTTTCACAAGCATCTACAAATTTGTAACCTATACTTGTAGGCTTTCCATCTTCATCAATCATACCTATATGATAGAGTGAAGAATCTATATCTTCTCTAAAGCTATGTGCTCTGTCTTTTATTTTCTGGGCATATTCTACCCAAGCTTGTTCCTCGTTAATGGTACCAGCATTTAATTTTCCTATAATTTTATTTTTTGGAGAGTTACTTTTACCCACCAAAAAATACTTAGGTAAACCATCATTTTTTAATAAAGAAGAACTAGCATCACATACCTTGTATAAGTCCCCTTCTAAAGTAAATAAAGGCAATGTTCTTTCGTTAATGATATATGTAAACCAAAAGTGCCTCCAAACAAAATCATGATAAGTATCCCCAGGTGCATTTGATAAGTATTTCAGAGGATCTACATCATTCGGCAATGCGTTTAAGAGTTCAATAGGGAATTCAATTGTAGGTTCATTTAACTCTGTTAAATCTATTCTTTTTGCCATTTGTAAATATCTATAAAAAGTATCTGGCTCTGTGCTTCCCTCTCGTAAGTGTGCCCACTGTGTACTAATTGTATTAGTTTGATTGGTAGTATCGTCAGAATCGATAGCCGTCGTAGAAAGATCAATATTGCGGATACAGTTAACTTCTAAATCATTTTCTCCATTTATTTTATAAGTAAAAATCATTATTGGTAAATCTTCACCAACTAAATCAAGAACACTTTTTAAATACTCACCAGGTGCTTCATGAGTATTATACACTTCTGGAATTATTATGATTGTTCCATTATAACCTTTTTTTAAATACGCTTGTGATTGGCCTAATGCAGTTAAAATTCCGTGAATTCCTTCATTAACTCTTTTAAATTCAACTGCCATCTTATATTTTACGGTTGCCTCTTCTTCAATTACAATTACTCCATCCGCAAAAGGCCATGAAGTTTTCCCTTCTCTACTAGCATAAATAGAGAGGTTATTTATTGTTTCTGAAGTAAATAATGTTGATTGATCTGTTAAAATGTTAGCAATTGAAGCACTTGATATTGAAGCTAGTAAATCGTGGCTCATTAAAATCCCTTCACTCTCTTTGGAAATTTTTATCATAAAAGAACATTAGAGAAAACTGTTCTCTCCTTAATTAGATCATTGAAAACAAATAAATTAACAAAGGTTGAAAAAAAAAAAAAAAAATGCTTTAACAGCAAAATTTTTAGACTCTTTATTACAAATATTCGTAAATAGAGGAAAGTGCTCATTTTTGTAGAAGTATTCACTTAATAACCAAATACTTCAATAAAGGTGGTAAATTATGAGTATAAAAAAGAATAGTTATGTTACTTCTAATGAATTTGACCTTAAAAGAAATCGTCGATACTCGCAAATACGTACATGGGGGACTATTAGGAATAAAGCAACGATTATTATGTATAATCCTCGCAATCCTGACCCTAACCCAATCTTTCATAGTCTGTCAATTGAAAAATGTGTAGAGGCTCTAATAAGATACGATAATAATTTTGGATCTATTGAAGTCGTTAACTTATTCGCAGATTGTAGTTCTAACTCTAAAGATTTAAACAAAGGTTTCCGTAAATTTGACGAAACTAACTTTGGATATATTACAAAAGCTGTGATGGATAACAATACAAGTGTTGTAATTTTAGCATGGGGAAAAAATTATGTTGCCCCTATGAGCCGAAATGAAAGATTTGTAAATCTTATTACTGGATGCAACAAAAAACTAATGTGTTTAGGACTATATGATAATCATCAACCTATGCATCCAGCAAATCGCAAAGTGCTCCCCAAATTATACCCTTGTAAAATGATAGAGTGCAAAGGAAACCAAAATGGAAATATCTATTTATACCATTGATTGAAACTTAGAGAAGTATAATTACTTAATCTAAGTGATTATTAAAATGAATAAAACAATAAAAGTTTCCCTTTATACTCCTTAGATGACTTTACTTGTCACTAACTTCAATAATATCAATAATTTCTCTAATATCACTAAGCTGTAAAGTATCGGCGATTTTCTCAATATGGCTAAAGTTAATATTTTGTCTTTTTTGATTAGCTAATTCACTTAAAGCAGCATGGCGTATATCAGTTAACCGAGATAATTCCCTTAATGAAATTCCTCTTTGATTGGCTAGTTCATGAATTTTCACTTTGACTCTTCTTGTCATAGCTCTCCCTACAATCGAATTATATTGACTATTAAGGAAAACTTACCATATACTTAAAAATATAGTGGTACGCTTAAGCGTACCAAAAACCTTATATAAGTCTCTAATAAAGAAAATTGTATATATATAAATTAGGAGGGAAATGTTATGAGTGAGCTAAAATTTAGTGAAGTACCTGTAAAGAGGAAGCCTATATGGAAAAGTAAGGTTATATGGGCTATTGGAATTATCATAGTATTATTTTTAGCCTATAAATTAGGTAGCTCTCCAAATGTGCCAGAAGATATTGGAGAAAATTATTATAGTAATGCTCTATGGGCATTCCATGAACTAAACGTAGCGTTTGAAAATGGTGAATTTCCGAGTAATGAGGTTACAAAATCTATCTCTGATAACGCAAGAGAAGTAGAAACTAATTCGACCAATTACACTGATAAGGAAAAATATATAAGTGAGCAATTTATAAAAATGATTCTAGGAGTAGGCGAAGGTTTGGAAGAGCAAGTATATGAAGCTCGTTCTAATCTCGCTAACTTGTTAGAGGTGGATGAAAACTATTAGAAGTAGATGGAGGTTTATTTTAATAATAAGTATATAGTTCTCTCGGAAGCTCGAATAACTAAGTAATTTATTTAATAGCGAAGCCTTCTCTGCGAAGCAGAGAAGAAGGTCTTATAAAATACGGTAGAAAGAAGTGAAAATATGAAGAACGCTTATGATGAACTATCTAACGAACGAGAAGGATATGTGATGAAAAATGAAGAGAGCGGCGTGGAGATAACTTGTACTGAAAAATTTGTGAAGGCATGGGAAGAAAGAGGTTTTGTGATTATTAAAAAAGGTCTTGTTAAATTAGTTAATGAAAAATAAACAAATCTACGATGGCTATAAGCCCCTTAGGTGATAACTGGTTGCTAAACTTCCAGAAATCACCCAAGGGGCTTTTGACGTAATAATTATGGTAGTTTAGCTGGGAAAGATATAAAATGGCAAATTCCTTGTTTAAAAAGCCTTTAACCATTTGAAACTAGGGAATGAGTTTATCTTTAAATTACTGTGTTCCTTTGAAAGAAAAAAGATAGAAAACGACACTTAATAGTTAAAGATTTTTATGGGCATTTTATGTGTGATCGTGCTGATTAGAATTCCTGTATTTACCACACCTCGTTCTAAATCTATGTGGAAATATGAAACTATATGTCGCTTTAAGGTGATAAAGCCCCACACGCCCTCTTGTGTACTTTAGTACTTTAACGCTTTAGATAAAATATAGGTGGATATTAAGAAGTAGAATGAAATTTACATCTGAATACTCTACTGAAATTTGAATGAACAGGAAAAAGCTAAAGCATATAAATGGATATAAAGAAACAGAGACACAGAAAATTGAAAAGGACTTAGTTTAAAGAAAGTGAAAAAATAGCACTTCAGCGAAGCTGAAGCTTCTACTTCTTAATATTTATGGGTTATCCATGCCCTCGTTGGGGCGCTTTCCATAAATAAATAATCAAGAGATAAGCTAATCTCACTCCTCGCTATGCTCGGAGGACTTCGCTTCGCTCCGTCCGTTGTTTATTTCCGCTTCTCCCCTCTATAATCTGATGAGAACCTATCCCCTACTGGCGAATGATGTAACTTTAACACCTCGAATCAGCCAAAGGGGCTGTTTTATTTTATAGCTAGATAAAAACCAAATCCACTTCTTGCGTGTGAAATAACCACATAGAAACATTTAATTTTTTGTATCTACTAGAACATATGGAGTACATTTCTCCTTCCTTGGTTTATTTATTTCGAACCCCCAAAAAACGGGGGTACTATGGACCGAAAGGATGGTAAAATATGGATTACTATGATTGCGTACTGAAGCTGATAGGTGATGAATACATCATAGCAAAGAAGTATGGGGCTAGAATTAAGAAAAGAGAACGCTCTAAGAAAACTGATGATGAACTACAGGCGGAAATTAAAAAGATAAAAATGGACGCTAGTCTTTCAGACGTTGCGAAAATGACTAAAATCGCTATCTTGAAAAATAATGGAGCTAAAGAAAAGATAAGTAAGAAAAAGGAAACTCAAGTACCTAAAGGTCGGAAGCTTACTATGAAGGAAAAGGAAACTTTCAGTGATTTAATGGATATGAACTTTAAGCTAGGCGATAAATATGTGACTCTGACTTATGCGAAGGAAGATGTGTCGCTAGATGAAGCTAGTCAAGATTTCGATAATTGGATAAAACGTATGCGTGAAAGATATTCTGATTTTAAATATCTAGGTGTGCGTTCCTTCCAAGAACGTGGTACAGTCCATTTCCATGTGCTGATGACGATACCTGATATACCGATAGACGAATTAAGAAACGGTGTATTTCAAGGCATATGGGGACATGGACATGTTGATATAGAAAAGATTTATAGTCTTAGTATGGTCGGAAAATATGCGAAATTAAAAAATTATCTAATAAAAAATTTACGTGAATTTAAAGCAGATGAACGCTCTTTCGATAAAAACTTACTTTTAAAGAGCAAAAATCTAGAGAAACCAGAGGTTATAAGAGGTACTTATAAAGAGATAAAAGAATATTTAAACAGGCTTGAAGGAGCTTTAAAAAAGATAGATGAATATAGATTTTCTCATGAATATCTAAATTATATTACTTCCGTTACCTTCATACGTATACGAAATAAAAATGAAAACTAACCTTTAAAACATAAAAATTCGCTAGCGGTGATGAAAGTTCACTGTACCTTTGTACGAGTGTAGAAAAAGGTTATTATCATATTTTTTAAAAAATCAAAACCTAATTTAGGGTTGTAATTATATACAAGAGCGTAATATGCTTATTTGGAATTTAATACCAAATAGCGATTATTCTATATGGAGGAGAAAGTATGTCGCTAAATATCGAGGAGCTATATCAATTTGAAAGTAAAATAAATGAAATTCTAAACGCTGCTATTATGAGCGCAATCGAAAAATACCAAGCTTCTTTAACCTCTAAGGAATGGATGACGTTAGCCGAAGCCTCTAAATACGCTGGGGTCTCTCACAATACCTTTGTAAAATTTCGTGAAATGGGATTAAAAGTGGCTCAAGTAGATGGGATAAAACGTGTATCACGTAATGAGATTGATACTTTCTTAAAAAAACATAGTTTCTAATACGAATTTGAGAGACTGAACCTTTAGCTTTAACGTTAGAGGTTCACTCCCTCTATACCTTATAAATTGATATGGGAGGAAATATTAATGACTAAAAAGCGCACAACGTCGATTGAAAGTTATACCTTGGCGAACGGAGAAAAGCGTTATAAGTTCCAAATTTATGTTGGAGTTGACCCTCTAACAGGAAAAGAAAAGCGTACCACTCGAAGCGGCTTTAAAAGGAAGAAAGAAGCTGAACTAGCACTAGCACGAATAAAGCTTGAAATTTCTAAAGGTACGTTTCGGAAAGTACAAGCTGAAACCTACCAAGATATTTACGACTTGTGGATAAGGCAATATGAGAAAATTGTAGAAGAAAGTACATTCGTTAAAACAGAAGGTATATTCCGCAACCATATATTACCTCATTTAGGTTTATATAAAATTGATAAGTTAAATGTTGAGGTATGTCAAGAACATGTAGATAAATGGGCAAATAAACTTAAAAAGTATCGAATTATAAAATCCTACGCCGCAAAAGTAGTTGATTTTGCTATTAAGCGTGGCTATATGCAAATCAACCCATTTAAGCTAGTTGATATGCCGAAGATAAAAAAAGAACCGCTTGAATTAGTGAAAGAAGTAGATGAAAATTTTTATACGCGTGAACAATTAAATAAGTTCCTTGATTACTTAAAAAAGGAAAATAAACCGAAAGTATATGTCCTTTTTAGACTTCTAGCTTATTCAGGAATGCGTAAAGGCGAAGCTTTAGCCCTTAACTGGAAGGATATAGACTTTAAAAACGATGAAATACGAATCAATAAAGCTATATCGAGGGGAAAAGATAATAAGCTATATCTGAAAACGACGAAAACGGGTTCTATTCGAACAATTAAAATGGAGAAAGAAACGATGCGTACGTTAGCTTTATGGAAAAAGCAACAACAAAAGGATTACCTAATTTTAGGGTTTAATACACTAAATGAAGAGCAGCTCGTGTTTAGTAATAAAGAAAATGAATTCTTACAGCCTACTAAAACTCGCAAATGGCTAGTTGATATACTAAAAAAATATAACCTAAAGCCAATTACTACACATGGGCTACGTCATACACACTGCTCCCTCCTATTCGAAGCGGGTGCGAATATTAAAGAAGTTCAAGACCGTTTAGGTCATTCCGATATTAAAACAACAATGGATATATATACTCACCTAACCCAAGAAGCTAAATCAGAGACTATTCGAAAATTCGATAACTACCTGAATAATTAGCTTAAAATCTTACTACGGTTTTAACTACGACCTTAACTACGGTTAATTATAATTGAACGAAATCATATGATATAGAAAAAACGCCAAAACCCGTATAAGTCAAGGGTTTTGACGTTCAATGAATCTCAATGAAATCTTTAAATGGAGACGGCGGGAGTCGAACCCGCGTCCAGAAACTCCAATACTTCAGCTTCTACGCGTGTAGTTTGCCTATTTACGATTCACGTAACATTATGCCGACAAACAGGCGTCCTGTACGCTAACCTGGAAATCTCTTGCCGATGACTCAGGTGGTACCATCGACCGTATCCCACTAAAGTTGGGCCCCACGTTCTCTACATGGGCGATAGAGAGGCAGAGCGCTTACGAGCTTACGCTGCGAAAGCTAAGTTTTGTTGTTTGCCAGTTATTATATAACTGTCGTTGATGACGGAGCCGAGCCCTCCGACGCGCGACTAAAGCTTGAACCATCCCTGTCGAATCCGTAACGTCCCCTTGAATATAAAGCGAAGCGGTTGGGCCTCGTTCAAACAAAGAGCTAGAATTGCTTCTAGTACGGTGGGAGCTTAAAAGTACGCTTCCATGAAATCTGGCAATCAGTAATACATATTATAAAACAAAACTATTGATAGTTCAAGCATCCCGCTATCGTAGAAAAAATTGGCTTAGATACTTAGGGTATCCGTTAGATTGAGCTTTCTATCCATCACTTTTGCTTTGCTATCCACCACATTTCAATCTTTATCCGTCACTTTCGCCATTCTACCCGCCACGCCCAGCACCACTGCCACCCAACAACCGAAAAAAGCTCACCGCAGTCCAGCAGTGAGCTTTCTCCAAATCTATTAATATTGATTTTTGGATTTGAAGGTACGTTCCATTTCGCGTTTGGCTTCTTTTTTGCGCATGTCGTTGCGTTTATCGTAGTCTTTTTTCCCTTTGCCGACGCCGATTAAAAGCTTGGCATAGCCGTCTTTGATGTACATTTTCAATGGGACGATTGTGTAGCCGTCACGCTTTACGGCACCGACTAGCTCGCCGATTTGCTTTTTGTGGAGCAGCAGTTTGCGGGCGCGCAGTGGGTCGTGATTGAAACGGTTGCCTTGATCGAAGTGGCTAACATGCATGTTGCTAATCCATGCTTCGCCATTGGTGATTCGGACATAGGAGTCCTTTAGTTGGGCCTTGCCTGCACGGATGGATTTGATTTCTGTGCCTGTTAGTACCATGCCTGCTTCGATTGTTTCTTCGATGAAGTAGTCATGGCCTGCTTTTTTGTTTTGTGCTAATACTTTACCAGTACCTTTTGCCATATTTTTCACCCTCTACTTAAAAGGTTGAGCTTAAGCGAAAGCACCCTTTCAATGGATACTTTCGCTTAGGCTTATTTACGTTTTGATTTTTTCTTTTTGCCTTTTTTGGCAATGCCCTCATAGAACTTTTGCTTTTGCTTCACGCGTTTTTTAGGACCTGGGCTTGAGTCATCTTTGCGGCGACCACGTGGGTCACGGTCGCTTTCACGACGTTCACCTTGCTTGGCGCTACGACTTCCTCGGTCTTCCTCTTGGCGACCGCCTCTGCGATTGCCCCCACGGCTGCCTCGTTCCTCATCACTGCGTGTGCTTCGGCGACTGCGTTCACCTTTGTTATCGCTGTAATTTTTACGTGCATGAATAACAGTAGGTGCTGCTTTGCGTGTTCGTCCATATGAAGTTACCATTCCAACGATTTCAAAGTCAATGGATGACTCCTCAATAATGACATTGGCCACACGAACGGTTACTTCATCACCAATACGGAATTGGCGATTCGTTCGTTCCCCAATCATAATCATTTGACGATCATCAAAACGGTAATAATCATCTGTCATATTGCTAATATGGACAAGTCCTTCGATTGTGTTTGGTAGCTCCACAAAAATACCGAAGTTTGTAATCGATGAAACAATTCCTTCGAATTCTTCGCCAATTTTGTCGGACATATATTGTGCTTTTTTCAAAGCATCTGTATCACGTTCTGCATCAACAGCACGGCGTTCACGCTCAGATGTGTGATCGGCAATTTCATCCATTGCCATACTCCACTGTGCAATTGTTTCTCTAGATGTATCCTTATTAATTAAATACGTACGAATTAAACGGTGTACGATTAAGTCTGGATAACGACGAATTGGTGATGTGAAGTGTGTATAGAAATCAGTTGATAAACCAAAGTGACCAATGCTTTCAGGATAGTACTTCGCCTGCTGCATCGAGCGTAAGAGCATTGTTGAGATAACAGGCTCCTCTGGCATACCCTCAATGGCCTTTAATACATCCTGTAATGCCTTAGGATGAACCGTATTACCAGTACCTTTAATTAAAATACCAAAGTTTGTGACAAATTCAAAGAAGCGTTGAAGCTTTTCAGGCTTTGGATCTTCGTGAATACGGTATAGGAACGGTACATTCATCCAGTGGAAATGCTCAGCTATTGTTTCATTGGCAGCTAGCATGAAATCTTCAATTAATTTCTCCGCTACTGTCCGTTCACGTAATTCAATATCAACTGGCCATCCTTCTTCGTTCACGATCACCTTGGATTCTTTAAAGTCAAAGTCAATCGCCCCTCGTGTTTCACGTTTACGACGTAAAATACCAGATAGCTCAGCCATATTTTTAAACATTGGAACAAGTGGCTCGTAGCGTTCGATTAGTGCCTCATCCTGCTCCTCTAAAATCATGTAAACGTCCTTATATGTCATACGCTCAGTCGTTTTAATGACACTTTGGAAAATTTCATGTGCAATGACATTGCCATTCGCATCAATAATCATTTCACAAGATAGTGTTAAACGGTCAACCTGAGGATTTAATGAACAAATGCCGTTCGATAAACGATGTGGAATCATTGGGATTACACGGTCTGTTAAATAAACACTTGTCGCACGATCATAAGCTTCAATGTCAATGACTGAGCCTTGCGTTACATAATAACTTACGTCTGCAATATGTACGCCAAGCTTATAAGTACCATCTACATTTTTCGTTACGGTTACGGCATCATCCAAATCCTTTGCATCTGCACCATCGATCGTCACAATCGTTTCATGACGTAAATCACGACGGCCTACTAAATCGGCCTCAGTAATTTCATCTGGCACACGCTGGGCAGCAGCAATGACTTCATCCGGGAATTCAGGTGGAATGTCATGCTTATATAAAATAGATAAAATGTCCACACCAGGGTCATTTTTATGCCCTAAAATTTTCGTAATATAGCCTGTAGCAGATTTTAAATCCTCTGGCCATGTTGCTACCTCAACAACAACCTTATGTCCATCAACAGCGCCTAATGTATCTCCTTTGGCAATAAAGATATCCATTGGTAGCTTTTTATCATCTAAGACAACAAAGCCAAAGCCACGGTTAGCCTGGAATGTGCCGACAAAGCTTGTTTGACCACGCTCGACGACCTTTGTAACCGTACCCTCACGTCGGTCACCGAATGATTCCTTTAAAACACGAATCAGCACGATGTCTCCATTAATAGCGCCATTAATTTCGTGAGGTGGAATGAACACATCATCCATGCCCTCGACATCAGGTGTCACGAAGCCGAAGCCCTTCGCATGTCCGATAAATTTACCTCTTAGCAAATTCATACGCTCCGGTAAGCCATAGCGATTGGAGCGAGAACGTACAACTAACCCTTGCCCTTCCATGCGGACAAGTGTTTTCACAAGCTCCTTGAACTCCTCCGCATCCTCAAAGCCAAATTCATCCTCGATTTCACCGACAGTTAGTGGTTTATAATCCTCTTTGCTAAAAAAATCGAGTAAACGACTTTGTAGTGTATCTTTTTGGTCTTTCATACATATTCCCTCCTTCATGAGAAAATCCTATTTATTATTTATTGTGCCCAATTTAGGCTTTCTAAAAAGCGATAAATATCTTCATGTAATTGATCTTTTTCTTGATCTAATGTAATAACATGTTTTGAGTTTTCATACCACTTGATGTGCTTTTCAAGTGACTCAGTTTGATTATATATAATGTTGGCAGATTCTGTCTCTATTACTTCATCATTTGTAGCTTGTACGACAAAAATAGGCGCATAAATCATGTCAATTTCTTGACGAGTACGGGCTATAAATTCTCGCAACTGCTGTAGAGATGGCATGCCATTTTCAGCAATGAGCGCAACTTCAGCTTCAATTTGTTCTTCCTGTTTCCCTTGGAACTTTTTATAGTCCCTTGCATATTTCAAGACACCCTCAAACATAACGTCGGTTGTACGCATTGTCATGGGGGCGCACATTGTGACAATTCCTTTAACAGGATTATTTAATGCAATGTTTAACGCCATGACACCGCCTAATGAAAGGCCAGCAACGGCAATTTCCTGATAGCCAGCATCCTGTAACTGTTTGTAGGCGGCAACGACATCCTGCCACCAGTCTGCTGGTCCTGTTGTGATTAGTTCTTCTGGTTCCACACCGTGACCTTTATAGTGAGGTGCTAATGTAGTATACCCTTTTTTCTCTAAAAATCTACCAAGCATTCGTACGTCTGCAGAGCTTCCTGTGAAGCCGTGTAATAATAAAACAGCACGTGATCCTGCTTGAAAGAAAAATGGCTGTGATAATGTTTTGTTCACTGTAAGCACTCCTTCATTCTAAAACACTTATACATACTATACCCATTATAGTCATCTCGATGATGTCCAGCGATTGACATTTGGATATTGCGTTACAATTCATTTTTTACTACAGAGAGAGGATTTACCATTTAACAATGATAAAAGAAAACGCCCAACCAATTCGGTTAGGCGATATATCTTCAACTATTAGATTTTTGTAATAGCGATTGCTAAAATAAAGAACACTATAGCTAACACAATTGTTGCACGGTGAAGGATTAAATCCATACCACGCGCTTTTTGCTTTCCAAATAGTTGCTCAGCTCCACCCGAGATGGCACCTGATAAGCCTGCACTTTTACTAGATTGAAGTAATACCACAACGATTAACGCTAATGATACGATAACTAATGAAACTAATACTACTGTATGCATTCACTGCACCTCCCGAACTTTGAAACATCACAACAGACTACATTATAACAAAAAAAGGTTGCCATGACAAACTTAGCTTTATGTTTTGCG encodes:
- a CDS encoding helix-turn-helix domain-containing protein, giving the protein MTRRVKVKIHELANQRGISLRELSRLTDIRHAALSELANQKRQNINFSHIEKIADTLQLSDIREIIDIIEVSDK
- a CDS encoding DUF1643 domain-containing protein — protein: MSIKKNSYVTSNEFDLKRNRRYSQIRTWGTIRNKATIIMYNPRNPDPNPIFHSLSIEKCVEALIRYDNNFGSIEVVNLFADCSSNSKDLNKGFRKFDETNFGYITKAVMDNNTSVVILAWGKNYVAPMSRNERFVNLITGCNKKLMCLGLYDNHQPMHPANRKVLPKLYPCKMIECKGNQNGNIYLYH
- a CDS encoding DNA cytosine methyltransferase, which gives rise to MRLNAVDLFSGAGGLLQGLLQTDYNVLFSVEIDKAAVRTHLENFPDIPVFDDDIRNLTKEKMVELTKNSEIDLVVGGPPCQGFSVFGKRRFINTQGYNPKEDDRNKLVYEFIRVVRELKPKYFFMENVKGFLSLDKGLFVEEVIKEFKSLGYDKIEYKVFCAADYGVPQKRYRMLMIGNRLGQDIIFPEPTHSENPSLLSHPYKTVGQAIMDLVNFTETDIPNHVPLKHKDIVSERMAYVKEGSKLNIEDLPEHLLQATRVDSKTGKVKNYSHIYKRLHRELPSNTLVPGHNAFPIHPTLNRTLTVREAARIQTFPDTHVFFGTRQQQCIQVGNAVPPLMAKPFFEQIKNSLSLEKE
- the smpB gene encoding SsrA-binding protein SmpB → MAKGTGKVLAQNKKAGHDYFIEETIEAGMVLTGTEIKSIRAGKAQLKDSYVRITNGEAWISNMHVSHFDQGNRFNHDPLRARKLLLHKKQIGELVGAVKRDGYTIVPLKMYIKDGYAKLLIGVGKGKKDYDKRNDMRKKEAKREMERTFKSKNQY
- a CDS encoding helix-turn-helix domain-containing protein; this translates as MSLNIEELYQFESKINEILNAAIMSAIEKYQASLTSKEWMTLAEASKYAGVSHNTFVKFREMGLKVAQVDGIKRVSRNEIDTFLKKHSF
- a CDS encoding site-specific integrase: MTKKRTTSIESYTLANGEKRYKFQIYVGVDPLTGKEKRTTRSGFKRKKEAELALARIKLEISKGTFRKVQAETYQDIYDLWIRQYEKIVEESTFVKTEGIFRNHILPHLGLYKIDKLNVEVCQEHVDKWANKLKKYRIIKSYAAKVVDFAIKRGYMQINPFKLVDMPKIKKEPLELVKEVDENFYTREQLNKFLDYLKKENKPKVYVLFRLLAYSGMRKGEALALNWKDIDFKNDEIRINKAISRGKDNKLYLKTTKTGSIRTIKMEKETMRTLALWKKQQQKDYLILGFNTLNEEQLVFSNKENEFLQPTKTRKWLVDILKKYNLKPITTHGLRHTHCSLLFEAGANIKEVQDRLGHSDIKTTMDIYTHLTQEAKSETIRKFDNYLNN
- a CDS encoding rolling circle replication-associated protein, with product MDYYDCVLKLIGDEYIIAKKYGARIKKRERSKKTDDELQAEIKKIKMDASLSDVAKMTKIAILKNNGAKEKISKKKETQVPKGRKLTMKEKETFSDLMDMNFKLGDKYVTLTYAKEDVSLDEASQDFDNWIKRMRERYSDFKYLGVRSFQERGTVHFHVLMTIPDIPIDELRNGVFQGIWGHGHVDIEKIYSLSMVGKYAKLKNYLIKNLREFKADERSFDKNLLLKSKNLEKPEVIRGTYKEIKEYLNRLEGALKKIDEYRFSHEYLNYITSVTFIRIRNKNEN